One window from the genome of Manis pentadactyla isolate mManPen7 chromosome 15, mManPen7.hap1, whole genome shotgun sequence encodes:
- the MED25 gene encoding mediator of RNA polymerase II transcription subunit 25 isoform X3 — MVPGSEGPARAGGLVADVVFVIEGTANLGPYFEGLRKHYLLPAIEYFNGGPPAETDFGGDYGGTQYSLVVFNTVDCAPESYVQCHAPTSSAYEFVTWLDGIKFMGGGGESCSLIAEGLSTALQLFDDFKKMREQISGQTHRVCLLICNSPPYLLPAVESTTYSGCTTESLVQKIGERGIHFSIVSPRKLPALRLLFEKAAPPALLEPLQPPTDVSQDPRHMVLVRGLVLPVGGGSAPGTLQPKQPVPLPPAPPSGATLSAAPQQPLPPVPQQYQVPGLSAAQVAAQNAVEAAKNQKAGLGPRFSPINPLQQAAPGVGPPFSQAPAPPLPPGPPGAPKPPPASQPSLVSTVASGPGLAPPAQPGAPSMAGTVAPGSVSGPSAAQLGAPALGGQQSVSNKILAWSGVLEWQEKPKPASVDANTKLTRSLPCQVYVNHGENLKTEQWPQKLIMQLIPQQLLTTLGPLFRNSRMVQFHFTNKDLESLKGLYRIMGNGFAGCVHFPHTAPCEVRVLMLLYSSKKKIFMGLIPYDQSGFVNGIRQVITNHKQVQQQKLEQQRGMGAQQAPPGLGPILEDQARPSQNLLQLRPPQPQPQGTVGASAAAGQPQPQGAAQAPPGAPQGPPGAAPGPPPPGPILRPQNPGANPQLRSLLLNPPPPQTGVPPPQASLHHLQPPGAPALLPPPHQGLGQPPLGPPLLQPPPAQSWPAQLPPRAPLPAAKRKREQEGCVFREKWERAYFFVEVKNMPMCLICKKIVSVLKEYNLKRHYKSKHEAL, encoded by the exons ATGGTCCCCGGGTCAGAGGGCCCGGCCCGCGCCGGGGGTCTCGTGGCTGACGTGGTGTTTGTGATCGAGGGCACGGCCAACCTGGGGCCGTACTTCGAGGGGCTCCGCAAGCACTACCTGCTCCCGGCCATCGA GTATTTTAATGGTGGTCCTCCGGCCGAGACAGACTTCGGGGGAGAC TATGGGGGGACCCAGTACAGCCTCGTGGTGTTCAACACGGTGGACTGCGCTCCTGAGTCCTACGTACAATGTCACGCCCCCACCAGCAGCGCCTATGAGTTTGTCACCTGGCTCGATGGCATTAA GTTCATGGGCGGCGGTGGCGAGAGCTGCAGCCTCATCGCTGAAGGCCTCAGCACAGCCCTGCAGCTCTTCGATGACTTCAAGAAGATGCGGGAGCAGAT CAGCGGTCAGACGCACCGAGTCTGCCTCCTTATCTGTAACTCGCCCCCGTACCTGCTGCCCGCTGTCGAGAGCACCACGTATTCTGGCTGCACGACCGAGAGCCTCGTACAGAAGATCGGGGAG CGTGGGATCCACTTCTCCATTGTGTCCCCCCGGAAGCTGCCTGCCCTCAGGCTTCTGTTCGAGAAGGCGGCTCCCCCGGCTCTGCTGGAGCCGCTGCAGCCGCCGACAGACGTGAGCCAGGACCCCCGGCACATGGTGCTGGTGCGGGGGCTTGTGCTGCCGG TTGGGGGTGGCTCAGCCCCAGGCACCCTCCAGCCAAAGCAGCCCGTACCCCTGCCTCCAGCTCCACCCTCGGGTGCCACGCTCTCCGCAGCCCCCCAGCAGCCTCTGCCCCCTGTCCCCCAGCAGTACCAG GTTCCCGGGTTGAGTGCAGCCCAGGTGGCTGCCCAGAATGCTGTGGAGGCCGCCAAGAACCAGAAGGCTGGGCTGGGCCCACGCT TCTCGCCCATCAACCCTCTCCAGCAAGCTGCTCCAGGAGTGGGTCCCCCCTTCAGCCAGGCACCAGCACCCCCACTGCCTCCAGGGCCCCCTGGCGCCCCCAAGCCACCCCCTGCTTCCCAGCCCAGCCTGGTCTCCACGGTGGCCTCTGGCCCAGGCCTGGCACCCCCTGCGCAGCCTGGCGCGCCGTCCATG gcAGGCACGGTGGCCCCAGGCAGCGTGAGTGGCCCTTCAGCAGCCCAGCTAGGGGCcccggccctcggcgggcagcaGTCAGTCTCCAACAAAATCCTGGCCTGGAGCGGGGTCCTCGAGTGGCAGGAG aAGCCCAAACCCGCCTCCGTGGATGCCAACACCAAGCTGACGCGGTCGCTGCCCTGCCAGGTCTACGTGAATCACGGCGAGAACCT GAAGACGGAGCAGTGGCCGCAGAAGCTGATCATGCAGCTCATCCCGCAGCAGCTGCTG ACCACTCTGGGCCCTTTGTTCCGGAACTCGAGGATGGTCCAGTTCCATTTCACCAACAAGGACCTGGAGTCCCTCAAGGGCCTCTACCGCATCATGGGCAACGGCTTC GCGGGCTGCGTGCACTTCCCCCACACGGCGCCCTGCGAGGTGCGCGTGCTCATGCTCCTGTACTCGTCCAAGAAGAAGATCTTCATGGGCCTCATCCCCTACGACCAGAGCGGCTTCGTCAACGGCATCCGGCAGGTCATCACCAACCACAAGCAAGTCCAGCAGCAGAAGCTGGAGCAGCAGCGCGGG ATGGGGGCACAGCAGGCGCCTCCTGGACTGGGCCCCATTCTGGAGGACCAGGCAAGACCCTCGCAGAATCTG CTCCAGCTCCGCCCACCACAGCCCCAGCCGCAGGGCACTGTGGGGGCCTCGGCGGCCGCtgggcagccccagccccaaggtGCTGCCCAGGCCCCCCCAGGGGCCCCCCAAGGCCCTCCTGGAGCGGCCCCCGGCCCCCCACCTCCTGGACCCATCCTTCGGCCCCAGAACCCTGGGGCCAACCCCCAACTGCGGAGCCTCCTCCTCAACCCACCGCCG CCCCAGACTGGggtgcccccaccccaggcctccctCCACCACCTCCAGCCACCAGGGGCTCCTGCACTGCTGCCCCCACCGCACCAGGGCCTGGGGCAGCCCCCGCTGGGGCCCCCCCTCCTGCAGCCACCGCCTGCCCAGTCCTGGCCCGCGCAGCTTCCCCCGAGGGCTCCACTTCCAG CGGCAAAACGAAAGAGAGAACAAGAGGGCTGCGTGTTTCGAGAAAAATGGGAGCGAGCCTATTTCTTTGTGGAAGTGAAGAACATGCCTATGTGTTTAATATGCAAAAAAATCGTGTCTGTGTTGAAAGAATACAACCTGAAACGTCATTATAAATCAAAGCACG AAGCTCTGTGA
- the MED25 gene encoding mediator of RNA polymerase II transcription subunit 25 isoform X7, translated as MVVLRPRQTSGETFMGGGGESCSLIAEGLSTALQLFDDFKKMREQISGQTHRVCLLICNSPPYLLPAVESTTYSGCTTESLVQKIGERGIHFSIVSPRKLPALRLLFEKAAPPALLEPLQPPTDVSQDPRHMVLVRGLVLPVGGGSAPGTLQPKQPVPLPPAPPSGATLSAAPQQPLPPVPQQYQVPGLSAAQVAAQNAVEAAKNQKAGLGPRFSPINPLQQAAPGVGPPFSQAPAPPLPPGPPGAPKPPPASQPSLVSTVASGPGLAPPAQPGAPSMAGTVAPGSVSGPSAAQLGAPALGGQQSVSNKILAWSGVLEWQEKPKPASVDANTKLTRSLPCQVYVNHGENLKTEQWPQKLIMQLIPQQLLTTLGPLFRNSRMVQFHFTNKDLESLKGLYRIMGNGFAGCVHFPHTAPCEVRVLMLLYSSKKKIFMGLIPYDQSGFVNGIRQVITNHKQVQQQKLEQQRGMGAQQAPPGLGPILEDQARPSQNLLQLRPPQPQPQGTVGASAAAGQPQPQGAAQAPPGAPQGPPGAAPGPPPPGPILRPQNPGANPQLRSLLLNPPPPQTGVPPPQASLHHLQPPGAPALLPPPHQGLGQPPLGPPLLQPPPAQSWPAQLPPRAPLPAAKRKREQEGCVFREKWERAYFFVEVKNMPMCLICKKIVSVLKEYNLKRHYKSKHGKSFDQYTEQTRDAILDELKRGLKCQ; from the exons ATGGTGGTCCTCCGGCCGAGACAGACTTCGGGGGAGAC GTTCATGGGCGGCGGTGGCGAGAGCTGCAGCCTCATCGCTGAAGGCCTCAGCACAGCCCTGCAGCTCTTCGATGACTTCAAGAAGATGCGGGAGCAGAT CAGCGGTCAGACGCACCGAGTCTGCCTCCTTATCTGTAACTCGCCCCCGTACCTGCTGCCCGCTGTCGAGAGCACCACGTATTCTGGCTGCACGACCGAGAGCCTCGTACAGAAGATCGGGGAG CGTGGGATCCACTTCTCCATTGTGTCCCCCCGGAAGCTGCCTGCCCTCAGGCTTCTGTTCGAGAAGGCGGCTCCCCCGGCTCTGCTGGAGCCGCTGCAGCCGCCGACAGACGTGAGCCAGGACCCCCGGCACATGGTGCTGGTGCGGGGGCTTGTGCTGCCGG TTGGGGGTGGCTCAGCCCCAGGCACCCTCCAGCCAAAGCAGCCCGTACCCCTGCCTCCAGCTCCACCCTCGGGTGCCACGCTCTCCGCAGCCCCCCAGCAGCCTCTGCCCCCTGTCCCCCAGCAGTACCAG GTTCCCGGGTTGAGTGCAGCCCAGGTGGCTGCCCAGAATGCTGTGGAGGCCGCCAAGAACCAGAAGGCTGGGCTGGGCCCACGCT TCTCGCCCATCAACCCTCTCCAGCAAGCTGCTCCAGGAGTGGGTCCCCCCTTCAGCCAGGCACCAGCACCCCCACTGCCTCCAGGGCCCCCTGGCGCCCCCAAGCCACCCCCTGCTTCCCAGCCCAGCCTGGTCTCCACGGTGGCCTCTGGCCCAGGCCTGGCACCCCCTGCGCAGCCTGGCGCGCCGTCCATG gcAGGCACGGTGGCCCCAGGCAGCGTGAGTGGCCCTTCAGCAGCCCAGCTAGGGGCcccggccctcggcgggcagcaGTCAGTCTCCAACAAAATCCTGGCCTGGAGCGGGGTCCTCGAGTGGCAGGAG aAGCCCAAACCCGCCTCCGTGGATGCCAACACCAAGCTGACGCGGTCGCTGCCCTGCCAGGTCTACGTGAATCACGGCGAGAACCT GAAGACGGAGCAGTGGCCGCAGAAGCTGATCATGCAGCTCATCCCGCAGCAGCTGCTG ACCACTCTGGGCCCTTTGTTCCGGAACTCGAGGATGGTCCAGTTCCATTTCACCAACAAGGACCTGGAGTCCCTCAAGGGCCTCTACCGCATCATGGGCAACGGCTTC GCGGGCTGCGTGCACTTCCCCCACACGGCGCCCTGCGAGGTGCGCGTGCTCATGCTCCTGTACTCGTCCAAGAAGAAGATCTTCATGGGCCTCATCCCCTACGACCAGAGCGGCTTCGTCAACGGCATCCGGCAGGTCATCACCAACCACAAGCAAGTCCAGCAGCAGAAGCTGGAGCAGCAGCGCGGG ATGGGGGCACAGCAGGCGCCTCCTGGACTGGGCCCCATTCTGGAGGACCAGGCAAGACCCTCGCAGAATCTG CTCCAGCTCCGCCCACCACAGCCCCAGCCGCAGGGCACTGTGGGGGCCTCGGCGGCCGCtgggcagccccagccccaaggtGCTGCCCAGGCCCCCCCAGGGGCCCCCCAAGGCCCTCCTGGAGCGGCCCCCGGCCCCCCACCTCCTGGACCCATCCTTCGGCCCCAGAACCCTGGGGCCAACCCCCAACTGCGGAGCCTCCTCCTCAACCCACCGCCG CCCCAGACTGGggtgcccccaccccaggcctccctCCACCACCTCCAGCCACCAGGGGCTCCTGCACTGCTGCCCCCACCGCACCAGGGCCTGGGGCAGCCCCCGCTGGGGCCCCCCCTCCTGCAGCCACCGCCTGCCCAGTCCTGGCCCGCGCAGCTTCCCCCGAGGGCTCCACTTCCAG CGGCAAAACGAAAGAGAGAACAAGAGGGCTGCGTGTTTCGAGAAAAATGGGAGCGAGCCTATTTCTTTGTGGAAGTGAAGAACATGCCTATGTGTTTAATATGCAAAAAAATCGTGTCTGTGTTGAAAGAATACAACCTGAAACGTCATTATAAATCAAAGCACGGTAAGAGCTTCGACCAGTATACAGAACAGACGCGAGATGCGATACTTGATGAACTGAAAAGGGGCCTCAAGTGTCAGTAG
- the MED25 gene encoding mediator of RNA polymerase II transcription subunit 25 isoform X12: MVVLRPRQTSGETMGGPSTASWCSTRWTALLSPTYNVTPPPAAPMSLSPGSMALSSWAAVARAAASSLKASAQPCSSSMTSRRCGSRSAVRRTESASLSVTRPRTCCPLSRAPRILAARPRASYRRSGSWGWLSPRHPPAKAARTPASSSTLGCHALRSPPAASAPCPPAVPGSRVECSPGGCPECCGGRQEPEGWAGPTLLAHQPSPASCSRSGSPLQPGTSTPTASRAPWRPQATPCFPAQPGLHGGLWPRPGTPCAAWRAVHGRHGGPRQREWPFSSPARGPGPRRAAVSLQQNPGLERGPRVAGEAQTRLRGCQHQADAVAALPGLRESRREPEDGAVAAEADHAAHPAAAADHSGPFVPELEDGPVPFHQQGPGVPQGPLPHHGQRLRGLRALPPHGALRGARAHAPVLVQEEDLHGPHPLRPERLRQRHPAGHHQPQASPAAEAGAAARDGGTAGASWTGPHSGGPGKTLAESAPAPPTTAPAAGHCGGLGGRWAAPAPRCCPGPPRGPPRPSWSGPRPPTSWTHPSAPEPWGQPPTAEPPPQPTAAPDWGAPTPGLPPPPPATRGSCTAAPTAPGPGAAPAGAPPPAATACPVLARAASPEGSTSRSSVTCCYMMLWKKSAAEIRSFR; encoded by the exons ATGGTGGTCCTCCGGCCGAGACAGACTTCGGGGGAGAC TATGGGGGGACCCAGTACAGCCTCGTGGTGTTCAACACGGTGGACTGCGCTCCTGAGTCCTACGTACAATGTCACGCCCCCACCAGCAGCGCCTATGAGTTTGTCACCTGGCTCGATGGCATTAA GTTCATGGGCGGCGGTGGCGAGAGCTGCAGCCTCATCGCTGAAGGCCTCAGCACAGCCCTGCAGCTCTTCGATGACTTCAAGAAGATGCGGGAGCAGAT CAGCGGTCAGACGCACCGAGTCTGCCTCCTTATCTGTAACTCGCCCCCGTACCTGCTGCCCGCTGTCGAGAGCACCACGTATTCTGGCTGCACGACCGAGAGCCTCGTACAGAAGATCGGGGAG TTGGGGGTGGCTCAGCCCCAGGCACCCTCCAGCCAAAGCAGCCCGTACCCCTGCCTCCAGCTCCACCCTCGGGTGCCACGCTCTCCGCAGCCCCCCAGCAGCCTCTGCCCCCTGTCCCCCAGCAGTACCAG GTTCCCGGGTTGAGTGCAGCCCAGGTGGCTGCCCAGAATGCTGTGGAGGCCGCCAAGAACCAGAAGGCTGGGCTGGGCCCACGCT TCTCGCCCATCAACCCTCTCCAGCAAGCTGCTCCAGGAGTGGGTCCCCCCTTCAGCCAGGCACCAGCACCCCCACTGCCTCCAGGGCCCCCTGGCGCCCCCAAGCCACCCCCTGCTTCCCAGCCCAGCCTGGTCTCCACGGTGGCCTCTGGCCCAGGCCTGGCACCCCCTGCGCAGCCTGGCGCGCCGTCCATG gcAGGCACGGTGGCCCCAGGCAGCGTGAGTGGCCCTTCAGCAGCCCAGCTAGGGGCcccggccctcggcgggcagcaGTCAGTCTCCAACAAAATCCTGGCCTGGAGCGGGGTCCTCGAGTGGCAGGAG aAGCCCAAACCCGCCTCCGTGGATGCCAACACCAAGCTGACGCGGTCGCTGCCCTGCCAGGTCTACGTGAATCACGGCGAGAACCT GAAGACGGAGCAGTGGCCGCAGAAGCTGATCATGCAGCTCATCCCGCAGCAGCTGCTG ACCACTCTGGGCCCTTTGTTCCGGAACTCGAGGATGGTCCAGTTCCATTTCACCAACAAGGACCTGGAGTCCCTCAAGGGCCTCTACCGCATCATGGGCAACGGCTTC GCGGGCTGCGTGCACTTCCCCCACACGGCGCCCTGCGAGGTGCGCGTGCTCATGCTCCTGTACTCGTCCAAGAAGAAGATCTTCATGGGCCTCATCCCCTACGACCAGAGCGGCTTCGTCAACGGCATCCGGCAGGTCATCACCAACCACAAGCAAGTCCAGCAGCAGAAGCTGGAGCAGCAGCGCGGG ATGGGGGCACAGCAGGCGCCTCCTGGACTGGGCCCCATTCTGGAGGACCAGGCAAGACCCTCGCAGAATCTG CTCCAGCTCCGCCCACCACAGCCCCAGCCGCAGGGCACTGTGGGGGCCTCGGCGGCCGCtgggcagccccagccccaaggtGCTGCCCAGGCCCCCCCAGGGGCCCCCCAAGGCCCTCCTGGAGCGGCCCCCGGCCCCCCACCTCCTGGACCCATCCTTCGGCCCCAGAACCCTGGGGCCAACCCCCAACTGCGGAGCCTCCTCCTCAACCCACCGCCG CCCCAGACTGGggtgcccccaccccaggcctccctCCACCACCTCCAGCCACCAGGGGCTCCTGCACTGCTGCCCCCACCGCACCAGGGCCTGGGGCAGCCCCCGCTGGGGCCCCCCCTCCTGCAGCCACCGCCTGCCCAGTCCTGGCCCGCGCAGCTTCCCCCGAGGGCTCCACTTCCAG AAGCTCTGTGACCTGCTGTTACATGATGCTGTGGAAGAAATCAGCTGCTGAAATCCGTTCATTCCGTTGA
- the MED25 gene encoding mediator of RNA polymerase II transcription subunit 25 isoform X6, giving the protein MVPGSEGPARAGGLVADVVFVIEGTANLGPYFEGLRKHYLLPAIEYFNGGPPAETDFGGDYGGTQYSLVVFNTVDCAPESYVQCHAPTSSAYEFVTWLDGIKFMGGGGESCSLIAEGLSTALQLFDDFKKMREQISGQTHRVCLLICNSPPYLLPAVESTTYSGCTTESLVQKIGERGIHFSIVSPRKLPALRLLFEKAAPPALLEPLQPPTDVSQDPRHMVLVRGLVLPVGGGSAPGTLQPKQPVPLPPAPPSGATLSAAPQQPLPPVPQQYQVPGLSAAQVAAQNAVEAAKNQKAGLGPRFSPINPLQQAAPGVGPPFSQAPAPPLPPGPPGAPKPPPASQPSLVSTVASGPGLAPPAQPGAPSMAGTVAPGSVSGPSAAQLGAPALGGQQSVSNKILAWSGVLEWQEKPKPASVDANTKLTRSLPCQVYVNHGENLKTEQWPQKLIMQLIPQQLLTTLGPLFRNSRMVQFHFTNKDLESLKGLYRIMGNGFAGCVHFPHTAPCEVRVLMLLYSSKKKIFMGLIPYDQSGFVNGIRQVITNHKQVQQQKLEQQRGMGAQQAPPGLGPILEDQARPSQNLLQLRPPQPQPQGTVGASAAAGQPQPQGAAQAPPGAPQGPPGAAPGPPPPGPILRPQNPGANPQLRSLLLNPPPPQTGVPPPQASLHHLQPPGAPALLPPPHQGLGQPPLGPPLLQPPPAQSWPAQLPPRAPLPEAL; this is encoded by the exons ATGGTCCCCGGGTCAGAGGGCCCGGCCCGCGCCGGGGGTCTCGTGGCTGACGTGGTGTTTGTGATCGAGGGCACGGCCAACCTGGGGCCGTACTTCGAGGGGCTCCGCAAGCACTACCTGCTCCCGGCCATCGA GTATTTTAATGGTGGTCCTCCGGCCGAGACAGACTTCGGGGGAGAC TATGGGGGGACCCAGTACAGCCTCGTGGTGTTCAACACGGTGGACTGCGCTCCTGAGTCCTACGTACAATGTCACGCCCCCACCAGCAGCGCCTATGAGTTTGTCACCTGGCTCGATGGCATTAA GTTCATGGGCGGCGGTGGCGAGAGCTGCAGCCTCATCGCTGAAGGCCTCAGCACAGCCCTGCAGCTCTTCGATGACTTCAAGAAGATGCGGGAGCAGAT CAGCGGTCAGACGCACCGAGTCTGCCTCCTTATCTGTAACTCGCCCCCGTACCTGCTGCCCGCTGTCGAGAGCACCACGTATTCTGGCTGCACGACCGAGAGCCTCGTACAGAAGATCGGGGAG CGTGGGATCCACTTCTCCATTGTGTCCCCCCGGAAGCTGCCTGCCCTCAGGCTTCTGTTCGAGAAGGCGGCTCCCCCGGCTCTGCTGGAGCCGCTGCAGCCGCCGACAGACGTGAGCCAGGACCCCCGGCACATGGTGCTGGTGCGGGGGCTTGTGCTGCCGG TTGGGGGTGGCTCAGCCCCAGGCACCCTCCAGCCAAAGCAGCCCGTACCCCTGCCTCCAGCTCCACCCTCGGGTGCCACGCTCTCCGCAGCCCCCCAGCAGCCTCTGCCCCCTGTCCCCCAGCAGTACCAG GTTCCCGGGTTGAGTGCAGCCCAGGTGGCTGCCCAGAATGCTGTGGAGGCCGCCAAGAACCAGAAGGCTGGGCTGGGCCCACGCT TCTCGCCCATCAACCCTCTCCAGCAAGCTGCTCCAGGAGTGGGTCCCCCCTTCAGCCAGGCACCAGCACCCCCACTGCCTCCAGGGCCCCCTGGCGCCCCCAAGCCACCCCCTGCTTCCCAGCCCAGCCTGGTCTCCACGGTGGCCTCTGGCCCAGGCCTGGCACCCCCTGCGCAGCCTGGCGCGCCGTCCATG gcAGGCACGGTGGCCCCAGGCAGCGTGAGTGGCCCTTCAGCAGCCCAGCTAGGGGCcccggccctcggcgggcagcaGTCAGTCTCCAACAAAATCCTGGCCTGGAGCGGGGTCCTCGAGTGGCAGGAG aAGCCCAAACCCGCCTCCGTGGATGCCAACACCAAGCTGACGCGGTCGCTGCCCTGCCAGGTCTACGTGAATCACGGCGAGAACCT GAAGACGGAGCAGTGGCCGCAGAAGCTGATCATGCAGCTCATCCCGCAGCAGCTGCTG ACCACTCTGGGCCCTTTGTTCCGGAACTCGAGGATGGTCCAGTTCCATTTCACCAACAAGGACCTGGAGTCCCTCAAGGGCCTCTACCGCATCATGGGCAACGGCTTC GCGGGCTGCGTGCACTTCCCCCACACGGCGCCCTGCGAGGTGCGCGTGCTCATGCTCCTGTACTCGTCCAAGAAGAAGATCTTCATGGGCCTCATCCCCTACGACCAGAGCGGCTTCGTCAACGGCATCCGGCAGGTCATCACCAACCACAAGCAAGTCCAGCAGCAGAAGCTGGAGCAGCAGCGCGGG ATGGGGGCACAGCAGGCGCCTCCTGGACTGGGCCCCATTCTGGAGGACCAGGCAAGACCCTCGCAGAATCTG CTCCAGCTCCGCCCACCACAGCCCCAGCCGCAGGGCACTGTGGGGGCCTCGGCGGCCGCtgggcagccccagccccaaggtGCTGCCCAGGCCCCCCCAGGGGCCCCCCAAGGCCCTCCTGGAGCGGCCCCCGGCCCCCCACCTCCTGGACCCATCCTTCGGCCCCAGAACCCTGGGGCCAACCCCCAACTGCGGAGCCTCCTCCTCAACCCACCGCCG CCCCAGACTGGggtgcccccaccccaggcctccctCCACCACCTCCAGCCACCAGGGGCTCCTGCACTGCTGCCCCCACCGCACCAGGGCCTGGGGCAGCCCCCGCTGGGGCCCCCCCTCCTGCAGCCACCGCCTGCCCAGTCCTGGCCCGCGCAGCTTCCCCCGAGGGCTCCACTTCCAG AAGCTCTGTGA
- the MED25 gene encoding mediator of RNA polymerase II transcription subunit 25 isoform X8, translating into MVVLRPRQTSGETFMGGGGESCSLIAEGLSTALQLFDDFKKMREQIGQTHRVCLLICNSPPYLLPAVESTTYSGCTTESLVQKIGERGIHFSIVSPRKLPALRLLFEKAAPPALLEPLQPPTDVSQDPRHMVLVRGLVLPVGGGSAPGTLQPKQPVPLPPAPPSGATLSAAPQQPLPPVPQQYQVPGLSAAQVAAQNAVEAAKNQKAGLGPRFSPINPLQQAAPGVGPPFSQAPAPPLPPGPPGAPKPPPASQPSLVSTVASGPGLAPPAQPGAPSMAGTVAPGSVSGPSAAQLGAPALGGQQSVSNKILAWSGVLEWQEKPKPASVDANTKLTRSLPCQVYVNHGENLKTEQWPQKLIMQLIPQQLLTTLGPLFRNSRMVQFHFTNKDLESLKGLYRIMGNGFAGCVHFPHTAPCEVRVLMLLYSSKKKIFMGLIPYDQSGFVNGIRQVITNHKQVQQQKLEQQRGMGAQQAPPGLGPILEDQARPSQNLLQLRPPQPQPQGTVGASAAAGQPQPQGAAQAPPGAPQGPPGAAPGPPPPGPILRPQNPGANPQLRSLLLNPPPPQTGVPPPQASLHHLQPPGAPALLPPPHQGLGQPPLGPPLLQPPPAQSWPAQLPPRAPLPAAKRKREQEGCVFREKWERAYFFVEVKNMPMCLICKKIVSVLKEYNLKRHYKSKHGKSFDQYTEQTRDAILDELKRGLKCQ; encoded by the exons ATGGTGGTCCTCCGGCCGAGACAGACTTCGGGGGAGAC GTTCATGGGCGGCGGTGGCGAGAGCTGCAGCCTCATCGCTGAAGGCCTCAGCACAGCCCTGCAGCTCTTCGATGACTTCAAGAAGATGCGGGAGCAGAT CGGTCAGACGCACCGAGTCTGCCTCCTTATCTGTAACTCGCCCCCGTACCTGCTGCCCGCTGTCGAGAGCACCACGTATTCTGGCTGCACGACCGAGAGCCTCGTACAGAAGATCGGGGAG CGTGGGATCCACTTCTCCATTGTGTCCCCCCGGAAGCTGCCTGCCCTCAGGCTTCTGTTCGAGAAGGCGGCTCCCCCGGCTCTGCTGGAGCCGCTGCAGCCGCCGACAGACGTGAGCCAGGACCCCCGGCACATGGTGCTGGTGCGGGGGCTTGTGCTGCCGG TTGGGGGTGGCTCAGCCCCAGGCACCCTCCAGCCAAAGCAGCCCGTACCCCTGCCTCCAGCTCCACCCTCGGGTGCCACGCTCTCCGCAGCCCCCCAGCAGCCTCTGCCCCCTGTCCCCCAGCAGTACCAG GTTCCCGGGTTGAGTGCAGCCCAGGTGGCTGCCCAGAATGCTGTGGAGGCCGCCAAGAACCAGAAGGCTGGGCTGGGCCCACGCT TCTCGCCCATCAACCCTCTCCAGCAAGCTGCTCCAGGAGTGGGTCCCCCCTTCAGCCAGGCACCAGCACCCCCACTGCCTCCAGGGCCCCCTGGCGCCCCCAAGCCACCCCCTGCTTCCCAGCCCAGCCTGGTCTCCACGGTGGCCTCTGGCCCAGGCCTGGCACCCCCTGCGCAGCCTGGCGCGCCGTCCATG gcAGGCACGGTGGCCCCAGGCAGCGTGAGTGGCCCTTCAGCAGCCCAGCTAGGGGCcccggccctcggcgggcagcaGTCAGTCTCCAACAAAATCCTGGCCTGGAGCGGGGTCCTCGAGTGGCAGGAG aAGCCCAAACCCGCCTCCGTGGATGCCAACACCAAGCTGACGCGGTCGCTGCCCTGCCAGGTCTACGTGAATCACGGCGAGAACCT GAAGACGGAGCAGTGGCCGCAGAAGCTGATCATGCAGCTCATCCCGCAGCAGCTGCTG ACCACTCTGGGCCCTTTGTTCCGGAACTCGAGGATGGTCCAGTTCCATTTCACCAACAAGGACCTGGAGTCCCTCAAGGGCCTCTACCGCATCATGGGCAACGGCTTC GCGGGCTGCGTGCACTTCCCCCACACGGCGCCCTGCGAGGTGCGCGTGCTCATGCTCCTGTACTCGTCCAAGAAGAAGATCTTCATGGGCCTCATCCCCTACGACCAGAGCGGCTTCGTCAACGGCATCCGGCAGGTCATCACCAACCACAAGCAAGTCCAGCAGCAGAAGCTGGAGCAGCAGCGCGGG ATGGGGGCACAGCAGGCGCCTCCTGGACTGGGCCCCATTCTGGAGGACCAGGCAAGACCCTCGCAGAATCTG CTCCAGCTCCGCCCACCACAGCCCCAGCCGCAGGGCACTGTGGGGGCCTCGGCGGCCGCtgggcagccccagccccaaggtGCTGCCCAGGCCCCCCCAGGGGCCCCCCAAGGCCCTCCTGGAGCGGCCCCCGGCCCCCCACCTCCTGGACCCATCCTTCGGCCCCAGAACCCTGGGGCCAACCCCCAACTGCGGAGCCTCCTCCTCAACCCACCGCCG CCCCAGACTGGggtgcccccaccccaggcctccctCCACCACCTCCAGCCACCAGGGGCTCCTGCACTGCTGCCCCCACCGCACCAGGGCCTGGGGCAGCCCCCGCTGGGGCCCCCCCTCCTGCAGCCACCGCCTGCCCAGTCCTGGCCCGCGCAGCTTCCCCCGAGGGCTCCACTTCCAG CGGCAAAACGAAAGAGAGAACAAGAGGGCTGCGTGTTTCGAGAAAAATGGGAGCGAGCCTATTTCTTTGTGGAAGTGAAGAACATGCCTATGTGTTTAATATGCAAAAAAATCGTGTCTGTGTTGAAAGAATACAACCTGAAACGTCATTATAAATCAAAGCACGGTAAGAGCTTCGACCAGTATACAGAACAGACGCGAGATGCGATACTTGATGAACTGAAAAGGGGCCTCAAGTGTCAGTAG